One region of Peptococcaceae bacterium 1198_IL3148 genomic DNA includes:
- the selD gene encoding selenide, water dikinase SelD gives MKEVKLTQLTKASGUAAKIGPETLSQVLRHMPKISDPNLMVGLDTSDDAAVYRLNDDAAVIQTIDFFPPMVDDPYLFGQIAAANALSDVYAMGGKPILALNIVCFPSCLPTEVLGAILRGGADKVCEAGAVIAGGHSVQDDEPKYGLAVMGTVHPHKILANAAAKPGDVLVLTKPLGTGIVNTAVKGNLAEEHTVAEAVKYMARLNKPAAEAMDKVGVNACTDITGFGLLGHAAEMAKGSNVALELWSAECPVLPGVLELAQMGLIPGGAYSNRHHIGADVTFASNVPRELQDVMFDPQTSGGLLISVPEEKVDMMLKLLTAQQVPGAAIGRVLAAGEQLIKVV, from the coding sequence ATTAAGGAAGTAAAACTGACACAATTGACAAAGGCTTCCGGTTGAGCGGCTAAAATAGGGCCGGAAACCCTGTCGCAGGTGCTGCGACATATGCCAAAAATAAGTGACCCCAACTTAATGGTGGGGTTGGATACGTCTGACGATGCTGCGGTATACCGATTAAATGATGATGCTGCAGTTATTCAGACAATAGACTTTTTCCCTCCGATGGTAGATGACCCTTATTTATTTGGGCAAATTGCTGCTGCCAATGCTTTGAGTGATGTTTATGCCATGGGTGGCAAACCAATATTGGCCTTAAATATTGTGTGCTTTCCCAGTTGTTTGCCAACAGAGGTGCTGGGGGCAATATTGCGCGGCGGTGCCGATAAGGTTTGTGAAGCTGGCGCGGTAATTGCTGGCGGTCATTCCGTTCAAGATGATGAGCCTAAATACGGCCTAGCGGTTATGGGCACGGTACATCCCCACAAAATATTGGCCAATGCCGCTGCTAAACCAGGGGATGTGCTGGTGTTGACTAAGCCGCTAGGCACTGGTATTGTCAACACAGCCGTTAAAGGTAACCTGGCAGAGGAGCATACGGTAGCTGAAGCGGTAAAGTATATGGCCAGGTTAAATAAACCGGCAGCTGAGGCTATGGATAAAGTGGGCGTCAATGCTTGCACTGACATCACCGGTTTTGGCCTGTTGGGGCATGCAGCGGAAATGGCGAAGGGTAGTAACGTCGCGTTAGAACTATGGTCTGCAGAGTGTCCAGTGTTGCCAGGGGTGTTAGAACTGGCACAAATGGGGTTAATTCCAGGCGGCGCCTATAGCAATCGTCACCATATTGGTGCGGATGTAACATTTGCAAGCAATGTTCCGCGGGAGCTACAGGATGTTATGTTTGATCCACAAACTTCTGGTGGGTTATTAATCAGTGTGCCGGAGGAAAAAGTAGATATGATGCTAAAATTGTTAACCGCCCAACAAGTGCCGGGAGCGGCAATCGGTCGGGTGCTTGCTGCCGGTGAACAGCTAATTAAGGTGGTCTAA
- a CDS encoding TetR/AcrR family transcriptional regulator — protein MRAENKKELIFQAAVKVISEKGINNFSIQNVCDEAKISKGGLIYHFASKDVLIKSLHEYIIGYIEQLIIDERSIRATYTESYLHACLLASKSDETKAYMSLFNYDVNEEIKVLWEKFYEGVVEELSKELSNEWVTLVVLTTNGIFTKDNYYSEKELESALNLLVNLIKTVHGPAYSFKASRLTSKP, from the coding sequence ATGAGGGCAGAGAATAAGAAAGAGTTGATTTTTCAAGCTGCAGTAAAAGTAATTTCAGAAAAGGGAATCAACAATTTTTCCATTCAGAATGTCTGTGATGAAGCAAAAATTAGTAAGGGTGGCTTGATTTATCATTTCGCCTCAAAGGATGTATTAATAAAATCATTGCACGAATACATCATTGGTTATATTGAACAATTAATCATTGATGAAAGAAGTATCAGAGCAACATACACAGAATCTTATCTCCATGCCTGCCTATTGGCTTCAAAAAGCGATGAGACAAAAGCATATATGTCTTTATTTAATTACGATGTTAATGAAGAGATAAAAGTTCTTTGGGAGAAGTTTTATGAAGGGGTAGTAGAAGAGTTGTCTAAGGAACTTTCTAATGAATGGGTTACTTTAGTAGTCTTAACAACAAATGGGATATTTACTAAAGATAATTACTACTCGGAGAAGGAGCTTGAGTCTGCCTTAAATCTCTTAGTAAATTTAATAAAAACCGTTCATGGACCTGCCTATTCGTTTAAAGCGAGTAGGCTTACAAGTAAACCGTAG
- the yedF gene encoding sulfurtransferase-like selenium metabolism protein YedF — protein sequence MREVDNCGLACPQPVINTKRALDEIDSGVVVSIVDNSVAKENVTRFAENTGCKTEVAEQDGKFIITIIKGELTPEQPLEVNQVLEAKPDGNTIYTITTDALGQGPPELGFVLMKSFMVTLKELDPAPMALIFMNTGAKLACEGSHVVKLLGEIQNRGTEMLVCGTCLDYFKIKDRLLVGKVSNMFEIVQKMQTGKVIAIA from the coding sequence ATGAGAGAAGTGGATAATTGCGGCTTAGCCTGTCCCCAACCGGTGATCAACACCAAAAGGGCGTTGGATGAAATAGACAGCGGTGTGGTTGTCTCCATTGTGGACAACAGTGTGGCCAAAGAAAATGTAACTAGGTTCGCTGAAAACACAGGTTGCAAGACCGAGGTGGCAGAGCAAGACGGTAAGTTTATTATTACTATTATAAAAGGGGAATTAACCCCGGAACAGCCCCTTGAAGTAAATCAGGTGTTGGAAGCAAAACCTGACGGAAATACAATTTATACAATTACCACCGATGCGTTGGGACAAGGCCCACCGGAGTTGGGTTTTGTGTTGATGAAAAGTTTTATGGTCACGCTGAAGGAGTTGGACCCAGCACCGATGGCGCTAATCTTTATGAACACTGGCGCTAAATTGGCATGTGAGGGGTCACACGTTGTAAAATTATTAGGAGAGATACAAAATAGAGGAACCGAAATGCTGGTCTGCGGTACCTGCTTAGATTATTTTAAAATCAAGGATCGGTTGTTGGTGGGTAAAGTGAGTAACATGTTTGAGATTGTTCAAAAAATGCAAACGGGAAAGGTGATCGCCATCGCTTAA
- a CDS encoding PBP1A family penicillin-binding protein has translation MRQVWVILLCLFILAGCSSSLGELPEPDVPVASRILDSSGKLITQIGEFNRYPVDLDEISNDMQNALVAIEDYRFYQHYGVDPIGLVRAAYNNLRAGKIVEGGSTITQQLAKNLYLTHERTFTRKVKELYYAIQLERAYTKDEILNQYLNTVYFGQGTYGVQTAANAYFNKDAKDLTLAESAMLAGFLKGPSYYSLPENYSAAKERQEIVLNRMFALEYITKAELDAAVKENISIKAADNTGRRAAYFVAELIEQLDQLVPGGKERLYTEGLIIETTLDLKMQQAAEQAMQQVLAQEPENLQGALVAINPQNGYIMAMVGGRDYGKSQLNRAVDSARQPGSAFKPFVYAAALEQGLTAATTFSCDPIKIPQANGEDYVPTDHGANYHYRPMTLKEALKISDNVVSVKLNVQVGPENVVELAQRLGIKTKLEPVDSLALGTSLVTPLDIASAYGVFANGGIYAEPIYFTRVLDRDGNVLYSQRSKLVKVMDEKDAYIVTNMLESALEPGGTGANLRTIIGQRPAAGKTGTTDDLHDAWFVGYTPQVTAAVYVGYDEDKDDQKKNVGKYGGEIAGPIWAQFIKESLAEQSPTDFVIPKGIIFKPVCLWDGLLSSPASTGVIDVPFVAGTEPIAVCSGDHWSR, from the coding sequence TTGCGACAGGTATGGGTAATATTATTATGCTTATTTATATTGGCAGGCTGCAGTTCTTCCCTAGGCGAATTACCTGAACCCGACGTGCCAGTAGCTTCCAGAATATTGGATTCTTCGGGCAAGTTAATTACCCAGATCGGTGAGTTTAATCGTTACCCGGTGGATTTAGATGAAATATCAAATGATATGCAAAATGCCCTGGTTGCCATAGAAGATTATCGGTTTTATCAACATTATGGGGTTGATCCCATAGGGTTGGTCCGAGCCGCTTATAATAACCTGCGGGCGGGAAAAATTGTCGAAGGTGGTAGCACCATTACGCAACAATTGGCAAAGAATTTGTATTTAACCCATGAGCGCACCTTTACCCGCAAAGTTAAAGAACTTTATTATGCCATTCAATTGGAACGTGCCTATACCAAAGATGAAATACTAAATCAATACCTCAATACCGTCTATTTCGGCCAAGGTACCTATGGGGTGCAAACTGCCGCCAATGCATATTTTAATAAGGATGCCAAAGATTTAACGTTGGCAGAAAGTGCCATGTTGGCTGGTTTTCTAAAGGGACCCAGTTATTATTCACTACCGGAAAACTATTCAGCGGCCAAAGAAAGACAGGAAATAGTACTAAATCGGATGTTTGCCTTGGAATATATAACAAAGGCAGAATTAGATGCAGCGGTTAAAGAAAATATTAGCATTAAGGCCGCTGATAACACTGGGCGCAGAGCAGCTTATTTTGTGGCGGAATTAATCGAGCAGTTGGATCAATTGGTGCCAGGGGGAAAAGAAAGGCTATACACCGAAGGCTTGATCATAGAAACCACCTTGGATTTAAAAATGCAGCAGGCTGCCGAACAAGCGATGCAACAAGTATTAGCTCAGGAACCAGAAAATTTACAGGGGGCTTTGGTGGCTATTAACCCGCAAAATGGTTATATAATGGCAATGGTGGGGGGAAGGGACTACGGTAAATCCCAGCTAAATCGTGCTGTGGATAGCGCCCGCCAACCTGGTTCGGCCTTTAAGCCCTTTGTCTATGCCGCAGCATTGGAACAGGGTTTGACCGCAGCCACTACATTTTCTTGTGATCCCATTAAAATACCCCAGGCCAATGGTGAGGATTATGTACCCACCGATCACGGTGCCAACTATCATTACCGACCAATGACCCTTAAAGAAGCCCTGAAGATTTCCGATAACGTAGTTTCTGTTAAGTTGAATGTGCAAGTGGGTCCAGAAAATGTTGTGGAATTGGCACAGCGATTGGGTATCAAGACCAAGCTAGAGCCAGTGGATTCGTTGGCACTGGGCACCTCGCTGGTAACTCCGCTGGACATTGCCAGCGCCTATGGAGTATTTGCCAATGGTGGCATTTATGCCGAACCCATATATTTTACCCGGGTTTTAGACCGAGATGGCAATGTGTTATATAGTCAAAGAAGTAAACTTGTTAAAGTGATGGATGAAAAGGATGCTTATATCGTTACCAACATGCTTGAAAGTGCATTAGAGCCGGGAGGTACCGGGGCAAATTTGCGGACAATTATCGGTCAACGACCAGCTGCCGGAAAAACCGGAACCACCGATGATCTGCATGATGCCTGGTTTGTCGGTTATACACCCCAGGTGACAGCGGCGGTCTACGTGGGATATGATGAAGACAAAGACGATCAAAAGAAAAATGTTGGTAAATATGGTGGTGAAATTGCCGGACCAATTTGGGCTCAGTTTATAAAAGAATCATTGGCTGAGCAATCGCCAACAGATTTTGTAATACCCAAGGGAATAATATTTAAACCAGTGTGCTTATGGGATGGTTTGCTATCGTCACCGGCCAGCACAGGGGTGATAGATGTACCCTTTGTGGCAGGAACCGAACCGATTGCAGTTTGTAGTGGCGACCATTGGTCAAGATAA
- a CDS encoding MarR family transcriptional regulator — translation MQHGIDQSKIKEFIGLNESLHRLFQNYMTKRLNSTLSLPQMFLLHILLQQGPCTPSHIAQLMGVTSGAITSLADRLHKQNLITRERSESDRRVVMITLSDEGRQLYNKLESESVEHLTALFNKLPAEDVDNLINILYKIYDIISSLEKTNSV, via the coding sequence TTGCAGCATGGCATTGACCAAAGTAAAATCAAAGAATTTATTGGCTTAAATGAATCTCTGCATCGCCTTTTTCAAAACTATATGACCAAAAGACTAAATAGTACCTTATCTTTACCCCAAATGTTTTTGTTACATATCCTACTGCAGCAAGGCCCCTGTACACCATCCCATATTGCTCAATTAATGGGGGTTACATCCGGGGCCATTACCAGTTTAGCAGATCGCTTACACAAACAAAATTTAATTACCAGGGAACGCAGCGAGAGTGATCGGCGAGTGGTGATGATAACATTATCAGATGAGGGGCGGCAATTATATAACAAATTAGAGTCTGAAAGTGTTGAGCACTTAACCGCTCTCTTTAATAAATTACCAGCAGAGGATGTTGATAATTTAATTAACATTCTTTATAAAATATACGATATAATCAGTAGTTTAGAGAAAACTAATTCAGTTTAA
- a CDS encoding DnaD domain protein: MNNTKKTVKKYRAGNITAAFGADLMVTGSTSIPNLLLKYYFKMGISDSEMMLLIQIFRLCTQENILLPSTDELTGCINGDENRVQQLWNSLLDKEIINITQHYDFSKNVVVDGIDFEPLFEKLSEMWARDKVKEIEETEAVLGQMASDLPVNQREPSLVEPKGHDQASHFSGQVLNLCALFEREFARPLSPMEVERIRQWGEEHDPVLIMEALRRAVMMGKNNFRYIDAILMEWRKNNLRTLGEIERFDEEFKQKRIKTYGGVQKQQQLSNADKNSRNKKSYDSILMG, from the coding sequence ATGAATAATACAAAAAAAACGGTGAAAAAATATCGGGCAGGCAATATCACAGCCGCCTTTGGTGCAGATTTAATGGTGACAGGCTCCACCAGCATACCTAATCTGCTACTAAAATATTATTTTAAAATGGGAATCAGTGACAGTGAGATGATGCTACTGATCCAAATATTCAGATTGTGCACCCAGGAAAACATTCTTTTACCATCAACTGATGAATTAACTGGATGTATCAATGGAGATGAAAATCGGGTGCAGCAATTGTGGAATAGCTTGTTAGATAAGGAAATTATCAATATCACCCAACATTATGACTTTAGTAAAAACGTGGTCGTTGACGGTATTGACTTTGAGCCTCTGTTTGAGAAGCTATCTGAAATGTGGGCCCGTGATAAGGTCAAAGAAATTGAAGAAACCGAAGCAGTGCTAGGTCAAATGGCCAGTGATTTGCCAGTTAACCAGCGGGAACCATCTTTGGTTGAACCTAAGGGTCACGACCAGGCATCACATTTCAGTGGACAAGTACTTAATTTATGTGCGCTTTTTGAAAGGGAATTTGCCCGACCGCTGTCACCAATGGAGGTAGAACGGATACGCCAATGGGGCGAAGAGCACGACCCTGTTTTAATTATGGAAGCGCTACGGCGGGCAGTGATGATGGGTAAAAATAATTTTAGATATATCGATGCCATTTTAATGGAATGGCGCAAGAACAATTTACGCACCCTCGGTGAAATTGAACGTTTTGATGAAGAATTTAAACAAAAACGCATCAAAACATATGGTGGTGTCCAAAAGCAACAGCAGCTTTCAAACGCTGATAAAAACAGTCGCAACAAAAAGTCCTATGATAGTATTTTGATGGGTTAG
- a CDS encoding cell wall hydrolase encodes MYKKIRMLATELLLLMAITLFVTGVAIAGESSDVTDVTNMCYIVQEGDTLYQISREHQTTVGKLMQYNGLESTKILIGQKLYLPPQNGKVMLSSRNNHNITNEDIMLLARLIHAEARGESFTGKVAVGAVIINRMNSPYFPHSIREVILERNQYVYQFSPVADGSINLEPDDSSILAAQQALKGDDPTNGALFFYNPEACSDKWIRTLPVITRIGNHVFASSTKV; translated from the coding sequence ATGTATAAAAAAATCCGTATGCTCGCCACAGAATTATTGTTACTGATGGCCATTACGTTATTTGTTACCGGGGTTGCCATCGCTGGTGAGAGTTCGGATGTCACAGATGTGACGAATATGTGTTATATTGTGCAGGAGGGAGATACGCTTTATCAAATTAGCAGGGAACATCAAACAACTGTAGGTAAGTTGATGCAATATAATGGTTTGGAAAGCACAAAGATATTAATTGGACAAAAGCTATATTTGCCACCCCAAAATGGCAAAGTGATGCTTAGTTCCAGGAACAATCACAACATTACCAATGAAGATATAATGTTGCTGGCACGATTGATACATGCGGAAGCTCGGGGAGAAAGCTTCACTGGCAAGGTGGCTGTGGGGGCGGTTATCATCAATAGAATGAACAGTCCCTATTTTCCCCATAGTATTAGAGAGGTCATTCTGGAAAGAAACCAATATGTATATCAGTTCAGTCCAGTGGCAGACGGATCAATAAATTTAGAGCCCGATGACAGCTCAATACTGGCTGCACAACAGGCCCTAAAGGGTGATGATCCCACAAATGGAGCTCTGTTTTTTTATAATCCGGAGGCCTGTTCTGATAAATGGATTAGAACATTGCCGGTAATCACCAGAATTGGCAATCATGTATTTGCTTCATCAACCAAAGTATAA
- a CDS encoding helix-turn-helix domain-containing protein, translating into MDLPIRLKRVGLQVNRRRYKCRACGSTFWERLISIDEKRSMTKRLLESIEEQSMSKIFVQVAENVGVDEKTVRNVFKDHVAFKEREYRFEIPKGLGIDEIHIIHSPRLVLTNVERKYPFPPQNPNTHFFFYIFYLTWLF; encoded by the coding sequence ATGGACCTGCCTATTCGTTTAAAGCGAGTAGGCTTACAAGTAAACCGTAGACGTTATAAATGTCGTGCGTGTGGCTCCACATTTTGGGAACGCCTTATATCCATTGACGAAAAGCGTAGTATGACTAAAAGGTTGTTAGAGTCCATTGAAGAACAATCCATGTCTAAGATCTTTGTGCAAGTAGCCGAAAACGTTGGTGTAGATGAAAAGACTGTTAGAAACGTTTTTAAAGATCATGTGGCATTCAAAGAACGAGAATACCGATTTGAGATTCCTAAAGGGCTTGGGATTGATGAAATACATATTATCCATAGCCCCCGTCTTGTACTGACTAATGTCGAACGCAAATACCCTTTTCCACCACAAAATCCGAATACCCATTTTTTCTTTTATATTTTTTACTTGACATGGTTATTCTAA
- a CDS encoding efflux RND transporter periplasmic adaptor subunit, which yields MGRKKILLSLVLIALFLLMVGCGQQPQQAQVEEKIVPVEVMVAAKTDFNKQLEVTGETQAIKEVTVAPKNSLPTRVKAIHIQVGQSVNQGSLLMELDDTDANNDLRRAEAAIDLSQVQLESAQSNYDRYKQLYEASAISEADFEQVENALKTAQASHKQAQVNLDIAKNTLSELKIVAPISGKITALNTEVGEMVSAQSMVAEIANLNSLIVKLNISENVINNISVGQQVDVTIPSINQKVTGTITTIAPKVDTRTKSYPVEVKIPNQDGKVLAGMVAKLTLSTGKATNTIVVPVDAVLDDNGINKVFVVEKGVAKERVVTVGEKNADQIQILEGLEGKEQVIVTGNRLVGDGQKVEVVKSQSTDKPGVK from the coding sequence GTGGGCAGAAAAAAAATCTTACTGAGCTTGGTATTAATAGCTTTATTTTTGCTGATGGTGGGTTGTGGTCAGCAACCACAGCAAGCCCAAGTGGAAGAAAAAATAGTGCCGGTAGAAGTGATGGTGGCTGCTAAAACAGATTTTAACAAGCAATTGGAAGTAACTGGCGAAACCCAAGCCATCAAGGAGGTAACGGTTGCGCCGAAAAATTCTTTACCCACCAGGGTTAAAGCAATACATATACAAGTTGGTCAATCGGTTAATCAAGGATCACTGCTAATGGAATTAGATGACACCGATGCCAACAACGATTTGCGTAGGGCAGAGGCGGCCATAGACCTGAGTCAAGTTCAATTGGAATCTGCCCAAAGTAACTATGACCGTTACAAACAGTTATACGAGGCCAGTGCCATTTCCGAGGCAGATTTTGAACAGGTAGAAAATGCTCTAAAAACAGCCCAAGCCAGTCATAAGCAAGCACAGGTTAATTTAGATATTGCCAAAAATACATTAAGTGAGCTTAAAATTGTGGCGCCCATTAGTGGTAAGATCACTGCTTTGAATACTGAAGTTGGTGAGATGGTCAGCGCTCAAAGTATGGTGGCTGAAATTGCTAACTTAAATAGTTTGATTGTGAAACTTAATATCTCAGAAAACGTGATTAACAATATTTCAGTAGGACAGCAGGTGGATGTAACCATACCGTCTATTAATCAAAAGGTTACCGGAACCATAACAACCATTGCTCCCAAAGTGGACACTAGAACAAAATCCTACCCTGTGGAAGTAAAAATTCCTAACCAAGACGGTAAGGTATTAGCCGGCATGGTGGCTAAGCTGACACTTTCCACCGGCAAGGCAACCAATACCATTGTTGTCCCGGTTGATGCAGTGTTGGATGATAATGGCATCAATAAAGTATTTGTTGTTGAAAAAGGTGTCGCCAAAGAACGTGTAGTCACTGTGGGCGAGAAAAACGCAGACCAAATACAGATTCTTGAGGGCTTAGAAGGTAAAGAACAGGTAATTGTAACAGGCAATAGATTGGTTGGCGACGGACAGAAAGTGGAAGTAGTAAAAAGTCAAAGTACTGATAAGCCAGGAGTGAAGTAA
- a CDS encoding MFS transporter — MPKDDSLFRKRTFSLLLTAGIFAVLGFSVFLTTTTWYAVTVLGSAGSLGLILIAATVPRLIMMTFGGVLADKYKKTTIMFTTNLIQSFLLLILFLLLVTDQLNLTWLLVLSGLFGTLDAFFGPASSAMIPKIVKKNQLQQANAYFQGVDQIAYIGGPILAGLVMEVASIELSYLVATILVFMSAAIIFPPFIKETAVEDIGKATPLQNLKDGFSYLRKSRFLMVGILTLITMNFFVFGALHIAIPILVELFDGTPINLSLLESSQMVGMLISTMILSFVKINRKGLVSTFGLFATLITALIFSQVSNLMILTVIGFFIGFSMSFVYIPFFTAAQEQTDSRLMGRVMSIIFLAMNGFDPLAYGLVSILTAIGVNIQYVLLAFSLIGLIIATTIALRAKDYLRN; from the coding sequence ATGCCAAAAGATGATTCTTTATTTCGTAAGCGCACATTTAGTCTTTTATTAACTGCTGGAATATTTGCCGTACTGGGGTTTAGTGTATTTTTAACAACCACCACATGGTATGCAGTGACGGTATTGGGTTCAGCGGGATCGTTAGGTTTAATCTTAATAGCCGCCACGGTACCAAGGTTAATCATGATGACTTTTGGTGGTGTTTTAGCTGACAAGTATAAAAAGACAACCATCATGTTTACCACTAATCTGATTCAAAGTTTTTTATTGTTAATATTGTTTCTTTTACTTGTTACTGATCAATTGAATTTAACTTGGTTATTAGTACTATCCGGATTGTTCGGAACCTTAGATGCCTTTTTTGGGCCAGCAAGTTCAGCTATGATTCCAAAAATCGTAAAAAAAAATCAGTTACAACAAGCTAACGCTTATTTTCAGGGTGTAGACCAGATTGCCTATATCGGTGGTCCAATACTTGCGGGATTGGTTATGGAAGTGGCAAGTATAGAATTGAGCTATTTAGTGGCTACCATTTTAGTATTCATGTCAGCGGCAATTATCTTTCCACCATTTATTAAAGAAACTGCAGTTGAAGATATCGGAAAGGCCACACCGTTACAAAATTTAAAAGATGGATTTTCTTATCTACGAAAAAGCCGTTTTCTAATGGTTGGGATTCTTACTTTGATAACGATGAATTTTTTCGTTTTTGGGGCGTTGCACATTGCCATTCCTATTCTAGTTGAATTATTTGATGGGACTCCTATTAATCTTAGCCTTTTAGAATCGTCTCAAATGGTGGGTATGTTAATTAGTACTATGATACTAAGTTTTGTTAAGATAAATAGGAAAGGGTTGGTTTCTACATTCGGTTTATTTGCTACGTTAATTACAGCTTTGATATTTAGCCAAGTATCAAACTTAATGATTCTTACGGTGATTGGATTCTTTATTGGATTTTCCATGTCATTTGTTTATATACCATTTTTTACTGCTGCACAAGAACAGACTGATAGCCGATTAATGGGAAGAGTAATGAGTATCATTTTCCTGGCTATGAATGGATTTGATCCACTTGCTTATGGTTTGGTTAGCATTCTTACCGCAATTGGTGTTAATATTCAATACGTGTTACTCGCATTTTCTTTGATCGGCTTGATTATAGCTACAACTATTGCGTTAAGAGCTAAAGACTATCTGAGGAATTAA